In Garra rufa chromosome 15, GarRuf1.0, whole genome shotgun sequence, a single genomic region encodes these proteins:
- the calr gene encoding calreticulin — MTALSLLFMAVSIALITAESSVYFREQFEDGDTWRSRWVESKHKSDYGKFVLTAGKFYGDAEKDKGLQTSQDAHFYALSSRFADFSSKDQPLVIQFTVKHEQSIDCGGGYIKLFPSDLKQEDMHGDSQYNIMFGPDICGPGTKKVHVIFNYKGKNHLINKDIRCKDDEYTHLYTLIVNPDNTYEVKIDNKKVESGSLEEDWDFLPPKKIKDPEAKKPEDWDEREKIDDPDDKKPKDWDKPENIPDPDAKKPDDWDDEMDGEWEPPMVTNPDYKGEWKPRQIDNPAYKGKWVHPEIDNPEYTADNEIYKYDSIGVIGLDLWQVKSGTIFDNFLITNDPKLAEEVGNETWGATKDAEKKMKEGQEEEERKKREEEEKTRKEEAKDEEEEDKEEEEEEEEEEEEEEEEEEEEDETDSKLKDEL; from the exons ATGACAGCGTTATCTCTACTGTTTATGGCCGTGTCCATCGCTTTAATAACCGCAGAATCTTCTGTTTATTTCCGAGAGCAATTTGAAGACGGTG ACACCTGGAGGAGCCGATGGGTGGAATCCAAGCATAAATCAGACTATGGGAAGTTTGTGCTCACTGCAGGCAAATTTTATGGGGATGCTGAGAAAGATAAGG GTCTTCAGACCAGTCAGGATGCTCATTTCTACGCACTATCGTCCCGCTTTGCTGATTTCAGCAGCAAGGATCAGCCCCTCGTGATCCAGTTTACTGTAAAACATGAGCAGAGCATTGACTGTGGTGGAGGTTACATCAAACTTTTCCCATCAGACCTCAAACAGGAAGATATGCATGGAGACTCCCAATATAATATCATGTTTG GTCCTGACATCTGTGGCCCTGGCACTAAGAAAGTACATGTAATCTTCAATTACAAAGGCAAAAATCATTTGATCAACAAAGATATTAGATGCAAG GATGATGAATACACCCACCTGTACACGTTAATTGTCAATCCTGACAACACTTATGAAGTCAAGATTGATAATAAGAAAGTAGAGTCTGGATCCTTGGAAGAAGACTGGGACTTCCTGCCTCCCAAAAAGATCAAAGATCCTGAAGCCAAAAAGCCTGAGGATTGGGACGAGAGAGAGAAGATCGATGACCCTGATGACAAGAAACCAAAG GACTGGGACAAACCCGAGAACATCCCTGATCCTGATGCCAAGAAGCCTGATGACTGGGATGATGAGATGGATGGCGAATGGGAGCCGCCCATGGTCACCAATCCTGATTACAAG GGTGAGTGGAAACCCCGCCAGATTGACAATCCTGCTTACAAGGGAAAATGGGTGCACCCTGAGATTGATAACCCTGAGTACACCGCTGACAACGAAATCTATAAATACGATAGCATTGGAGTGATTGGACTGGACCTGTGGCAG gtGAAGTCTGGCACAATTTTTGACAACTTTCTCATTACCAATGACCCCAAGTTGGCAGAAGAGGTTGGCAATGAGACTTGGGGTGCCACAAAG GATGCTGAGAAGAAGATGAAGGAAGGTCAAGAGGAGGAGGAGAGAAAGAAGCGTGAGGAAGAGGAAAAGACTAGAAAGGAGGAGGCAAAGGATGAAGAGGAAGAAGACaaggaagaggaagaagaagaggaggaggaagaggaagaagaagaagaggaggaggaggaggaagacgaAACAGACTCTAAACTCAAAGATGAGTTGTAG
- the tor3a gene encoding torsin-3A → MFSLVILLSFLAVSADADFFQFDSISNVSTYYFNYIYCNIWEGDCQPHQDDATQQVPTGDIWSGFPQYYTGMLTAWYCSLGQCCDSGDCRITNNITGLERDLQLKLHGQHLVQSVVLKAIQGFIKNPESNKPLTLSFHGWSGTGKNFVARIVADNLYRDGIKSECVRLFIAPFHFPHARLVDVYKGQLREAIRDMVLRCPQTLFIFDEAEKLHPGLIDAIKPYMDHYDNVDGVSYRRAIFLFLSNIGGGAINEVALDFWHSGQNREDIGMEDLEHLLRAEAMEAEGGFAQSELMSGHLIDFFVPFLPLEYRHVKLCAHDAYAARGLQPDEGTLDEVAKAMLYVPKEEKLFSAQGCKSIPQRINFFLP, encoded by the exons ATGTTTTCACTCGTAATCTTGCTCTCATTCCTGGCTGTTTCGGCTGATGCGGATTTTTTTCAATTCGACAGCATTTCAAATGTTTCTACCTATTATTTCAATTACATCTATTGCAATATTTGGGAAGGGGACTGTCAACCACACCAGGATGATGCGACCCAACAAG TGCCTACTGGAGACATTTGGTCAGGGTTTCCCCAGTACTACACTGGCATGCTGACTGCATGGTACTGCAGCCTGGGTCAGTGCTGCGATTCAGGAGACTGTAGGATTACAAATAACATCACAG GACTGGAAAGAGATCTACAGTTGAAGCTCCATGGGCAGCACTTGGTCCAGTCTGTGGTTCTGAAAGCCATTCAGGGCTTCATCAAAAACCCTGAGTCCAACAAACCACTGACTCTGTCCTTTCACGGCTGGTCTGGGACAGGCAAGAACTTTGTGGCCCGGATAGTAGCGGACAACCTGTATCGGGATGGTATAAAGAGCGAATGTGTGCGTTTGTTCATTGCCCCATTCCACTTCCCTCATGCGAGATTGGTGGACGTGTACAAG GGCCAACTGAGAGAAGCCATTCGAGACATGGTTCTGCGATGCCCACAGACTCTCTTTATCTTTGATGAGGCAGAAAAGCTTCATCCGGGACTTATCGATGCTATAAAGCCCTATATGGACCACTATGACAATGTGGATGGGGTCAGCTATAGAAGAGCCATATTTCTGTTTCTAAG CAATATCGGTGGTGGTGCCATCAATGAGGTGGCACTGGATTTCTGGCACTCGGGACAGAATAGGGAAGATATCGGCATGGAAGACTTAGAACATCTTCTGCGTGCTGAAGCCATGGAGGCAGAAG GAGGTTTTGCGCAGAGCGAGCTGATGTCAGGCCATCTGATTGACTTCTTTGTACCATTCTTGCCGTTAGAGTACCGGCATGTAAAACTGTGTGCACATGATGCTTATGCAGCTCGTGGCCTTCAGCCGGATGAGGGGACGCTGGATGAAGTGGCCAAAGCCATGTTATACGTTCCTAAGGAGGAGAAACTATTCTCTGCACAAGGCTGCAAATCCATTCCCCAAAGAATCAATTTCTTTCTACCATAA